The nucleotide window AACCAGCCGATCGGGGCGAAGGAGATGCGCGACCAGCTCGCGCGTGCCTGAGCCTTCGAGAGCCTATTCGACCAGCTGGTGCGTCGGCGAACCGTTGTTGAGCGGAAGCTGCTCCAGCGCGTCCGTCTCGTCGGCCGCGGCGAGCGGCGCGCTCGGCGCCGCCCCCGCCGGCGGCACCGTCGTTTGCGCCGCGACGGCGGAAGTGAGCGGGGTGCGGTCCAGGATCGCAAGGTGCGACATCAGGAGCGAGCGCAGCTCGCTCTTCGCTTTTTCCGCGGTGTCTTGGTGGCGCTGCGCGTCGCGGCGCGCTTCGTCGATGCGGTCCCCCAGCGCGGCGATCTCGCGCTCGGCGGCGATCCGCGCTTCCTGCTTGACGAGGTCGGCCTCTTTGTGCGCGGCGGCTTTGACCTCGTCGGCGGTGCGCTGCGCGAGCAGCAGCGTCGACTGCAGCGAGTCCTCCATCGCCTTGAAGTGCGAGATCCGCTCGCGCAGGTCGGCGATCTCCCCTTGCAGCGCGGCACGCGCCTGGGCCTCGTCCTCGAGCGTCTCGATGATCTCGTCGAGGAACTCGTTGACCTCGTTGCGGTCATAGCCTTGCAGCGTCTTCTTGAACTCTTTGTGCTGGATGTCGACGATCGTGATTCTCGCCATCAGCGCAGATCCTTGATCCCCAGGATGCCGTCGTTGTCGAGCTGCTCTCGAACGCCGGCGGAGTTGACGTTGACGCCCGCCGGAACGACCAAGTAGATCGCCTCGGCGAGCTTCTGGATGCGGCCGTCGAT belongs to Candidatus Eremiobacterota bacterium and includes:
- a CDS encoding DivIVA domain-containing protein; translation: MARITIVDIQHKEFKKTLQGYDRNEVNEFLDEIIETLEDEAQARAALQGEIADLRERISHFKAMEDSLQSTLLLAQRTADEVKAAAHKEADLVKQEARIAAEREIAALGDRIDEARRDAQRHQDTAEKAKSELRSLLMSHLAILDRTPLTSAVAAQTTVPPAGAAPSAPLAAADETDALEQLPLNNGSPTHQLVE